A window of the Gemmatimonadota bacterium genome harbors these coding sequences:
- a CDS encoding MBL fold metallo-hydrolase, producing the protein MRPPIARRILLTSSLLLLATRPLAAQPAAAPPAWIHVATGDARSYYTNAWWVESKDGLVLIDAMCLRSDVEKLIAAMRSTGKPLTAVFITHPHADHFGGIAQLKAAYPDAVIIATQQTRDAMRGVHDGALGPGGWLTALGAEYERTLHHPDRIVPSGTTLSLAGLTFTIRDYGPAEAENNSVIHLHELNALFTGDLTVAGGAYYIGEQHSRLAMLALGALRTDFPNVQLAYSGHFAPMPLRTVVEENLEQLRFLRLSAAAELADSASRTPSGGLSDEAMRRLTRTYAGHIRMRYAYGMGPAAIAQMNAMGIVAELRADSVPIRVPPIHERVRAGVRPLRFLLGRWSGTQFPADSGAPSTARAIDIESEFGPVLGGAALEGRMTAPGYRFVLTLAYDVAQQRYRVSALDDVSGLLDIFEGGFGEDGALTVDNVRTNTFYKNANGARVHTRLRFAPAAGGLFHLEVKDSIDGGRTWVESTRYVATRRLLP; encoded by the coding sequence ATGCGCCCCCCCATCGCCCGCCGCATACTGCTCACGTCGTCCCTCCTGCTGCTCGCCACGCGGCCGCTCGCCGCGCAGCCGGCGGCGGCACCGCCGGCATGGATCCACGTCGCCACAGGCGATGCGCGTTCGTACTACACGAACGCCTGGTGGGTGGAGTCGAAGGATGGACTGGTCCTCATCGACGCGATGTGCCTGCGGAGCGACGTCGAGAAGCTGATCGCGGCGATGCGCTCGACGGGCAAGCCGCTCACGGCGGTCTTCATCACGCATCCGCATGCGGACCATTTCGGCGGGATCGCCCAGCTCAAGGCGGCCTACCCTGACGCAGTCATCATCGCGACCCAGCAGACCCGCGACGCGATGCGGGGGGTACACGACGGGGCGCTCGGTCCGGGTGGATGGCTCACCGCACTCGGCGCCGAGTACGAACGGACGCTGCACCACCCCGACCGGATCGTGCCGTCCGGCACCACGCTCTCGCTCGCGGGGCTCACGTTCACGATCCGCGACTACGGGCCCGCGGAGGCGGAGAACAACAGCGTGATCCACCTGCACGAGCTCAATGCCCTCTTCACGGGCGACCTCACCGTGGCCGGCGGGGCATACTACATCGGCGAGCAGCACTCGCGCCTCGCCATGCTCGCGCTCGGTGCGCTACGCACCGACTTCCCGAACGTGCAGCTCGCCTACTCCGGACACTTCGCGCCGATGCCGCTCCGGACCGTCGTCGAGGAGAATCTCGAACAGCTGCGGTTCTTGCGACTGTCGGCTGCCGCGGAGCTCGCGGACTCGGCGTCACGCACGCCGAGCGGCGGCTTGTCGGACGAAGCGATGCGTCGGCTCACTCGGACGTACGCGGGGCACATCAGGATGCGGTATGCGTATGGGATGGGTCCGGCCGCCATCGCCCAGATGAACGCCATGGGGATCGTCGCCGAGCTCCGCGCGGACTCGGTCCCCATCCGAGTGCCGCCCATCCACGAGCGTGTCCGCGCCGGGGTGCGCCCTCTGCGCTTCCTCCTCGGGCGGTGGAGCGGCACCCAGTTCCCGGCGGACTCGGGCGCGCCGTCGACGGCGCGCGCGATCGACATCGAATCGGAGTTCGGACCGGTCCTCGGGGGCGCGGCGCTCGAGGGGCGAATGACCGCACCGGGGTATCGATTCGTGCTCACGCTCGCCTACGATGTGGCGCAACAGCGCTACCGGGTCTCGGCACTTGATGATGTCTCCGGGCTGCTCGACATCTTCGAAGGTGGGTTCGGCGAGGACGGGGCGTTGACGGTCGACAACGTCCGCACGAACACGTTCTACAAGAACGCGAACGGCGCTCGCGTCCATACGCGACTCCGATTCGCGCCGGCGGCGGGAGGACTCTTCCATCTCGAGGTGAAGGATTCGATCGATGGAGGCCGGACGTGGGTCGAGTCAACGCGATACGTCGCGACGCGCCGTCTCCTGCCCTGA
- a CDS encoding ABC transporter permease, with amino-acid sequence MAFLLARDLRVAGRLFVKQPAFTVIVVLTLGLAIGLNTTVYSALEATLLRPPPGIGDANDLVRIYRSAPGQDWGSNSVRHYLAVRERTGDVFVDVAATAWRTMSITTRDAPRTVLGQVVSANYFSLLGVPPAQGRYFLPDEDEGWRAHPVIVLSDGFWREAFGADPSVIGRAVPVNGQRVTIVGIAPPGFRGLLPILEPAFWIPLTQLPYVWPTLAGSPTEWEVNFLDVVARRRPGASLAQAVARLDALAAEQLAERPDEYRDRGIQAIAAEAAGITPGIRTAQIGIFGVIAVVVGLLLLLACSNVASLFLARANDRACEMATRLALGAGRGALVRQLLVESLVYAAAAAGAGLFLASMAIGLVNRISLPISVAVRPDLRLSAPVLAITALITVVTALIFGLWPALQSTRPSVVSALKGEAAAGGVRSRARRALVVLQAALSMILLTGAGLFLANLERATAVEKGFVSDGLLLAGVDPSLQGYSRAATEQFQGALLGRLQASPMVVSAAFVADPPLGIGSSEDDVEIPGRARRPEESMSIFFSGTTPGYFETMGTPVRGRDFGARDDSSAAAVIIVNQRFVDRFWPGEDGLGKVVRFDDRERTIIGIVPTGKYRSLGEDPTAYLWLPQAQQWRAAMNLVVRTRGLPDEVRGLIRREVAALDPNLPLAGPHSMDEHLGYVLLPARMSAMAFGAFGGIGLLLAAIGLYGVMAHAVSQRTREIGIRMAIGASPRQVVGSLVREGVTLVAIGTIAGILAATVGASLLRHLLLGAGGNLAMTCASVAVLLLTVALVATVLPARRASAIDPAIALRRE; translated from the coding sequence ATGGCCTTCCTCCTCGCCCGCGACCTGAGGGTCGCCGGTCGCCTCTTCGTGAAGCAGCCCGCGTTCACCGTCATCGTCGTGCTCACGCTCGGGCTGGCGATCGGACTGAACACCACCGTCTACTCCGCGCTCGAGGCGACGCTCTTGCGCCCGCCTCCGGGGATCGGCGACGCGAACGACCTCGTGCGGATCTATCGGTCGGCCCCCGGACAGGATTGGGGCTCCAACTCCGTGCGGCACTACCTCGCCGTGCGGGAGCGCACAGGGGACGTCTTCGTCGACGTCGCCGCCACGGCCTGGCGCACGATGAGCATCACGACCAGGGATGCTCCGCGCACGGTGCTGGGGCAGGTCGTCTCGGCGAACTATTTCTCGCTGCTCGGCGTACCGCCCGCGCAGGGGCGCTACTTCCTTCCGGACGAGGACGAGGGGTGGCGGGCGCACCCGGTGATCGTCCTGAGCGACGGGTTCTGGCGCGAGGCGTTCGGCGCCGATCCCTCGGTCATCGGCCGGGCGGTGCCGGTCAATGGCCAGCGCGTGACGATCGTCGGCATCGCGCCTCCGGGGTTCCGGGGGCTCCTGCCGATCCTCGAACCTGCCTTCTGGATCCCGCTCACGCAGCTGCCGTACGTCTGGCCGACCCTCGCCGGATCGCCCACGGAGTGGGAGGTGAACTTCCTCGACGTGGTGGCGCGTCGACGGCCCGGCGCCTCCCTCGCGCAGGCCGTCGCCCGCCTCGACGCACTCGCGGCCGAGCAACTCGCGGAGCGTCCCGACGAGTATCGCGATCGCGGGATCCAGGCGATCGCGGCGGAGGCGGCGGGCATCACGCCGGGCATCCGTACCGCGCAGATCGGCATCTTCGGCGTCATCGCCGTCGTCGTCGGCCTGCTCCTGCTCCTCGCGTGCAGCAATGTCGCGAGTCTCTTCCTTGCGCGCGCGAACGACCGGGCATGCGAGATGGCCACACGCCTCGCGCTCGGCGCGGGCAGAGGGGCGCTCGTTCGACAGCTGCTCGTCGAGAGCCTCGTCTATGCGGCCGCGGCGGCGGGCGCGGGCCTGTTCCTGGCTTCGATGGCGATCGGACTCGTCAACCGGATCTCGCTGCCCATCAGCGTGGCCGTCCGGCCCGACCTCCGGTTGAGCGCGCCGGTCCTCGCCATCACCGCGCTGATCACCGTGGTCACCGCGCTGATCTTCGGCCTCTGGCCCGCCCTTCAGTCCACGCGTCCTTCCGTCGTCTCGGCGCTCAAGGGGGAGGCGGCAGCGGGAGGCGTCCGCTCGCGGGCGCGACGCGCCCTCGTCGTCCTGCAAGCAGCCCTCTCGATGATCCTCCTCACCGGCGCCGGACTCTTCCTCGCGAACCTCGAGCGCGCGACCGCGGTCGAGAAGGGCTTCGTCAGTGACGGTCTGCTGCTCGCGGGTGTCGACCCCTCGCTCCAGGGCTACTCGCGTGCGGCGACCGAGCAGTTCCAGGGCGCTCTGCTGGGGCGCCTGCAGGCCTCCCCGATGGTCGTGTCGGCTGCCTTCGTCGCCGATCCGCCGCTCGGCATCGGAAGCAGCGAGGACGACGTGGAGATCCCGGGTCGCGCGCGGAGACCGGAGGAATCGATGTCGATCTTCTTCTCCGGGACCACTCCCGGCTACTTCGAGACGATGGGCACGCCCGTGCGAGGGCGAGACTTCGGTGCCCGCGACGATTCGTCGGCGGCCGCGGTGATCATCGTGAACCAACGCTTCGTGGATCGGTTCTGGCCCGGAGAGGACGGGCTGGGCAAGGTGGTCCGATTCGACGACCGCGAGCGCACCATCATCGGGATCGTCCCCACGGGGAAGTACCGCAGCCTCGGTGAGGATCCGACCGCCTACCTTTGGCTACCCCAGGCGCAGCAGTGGCGCGCCGCGATGAACCTCGTCGTCCGCACGCGTGGCCTGCCGGACGAGGTGAGGGGACTGATCCGCCGCGAGGTCGCCGCGCTCGACCCGAACCTGCCGCTCGCGGGGCCTCACAGCATGGATGAGCATCTCGGCTACGTGCTGCTGCCCGCCCGGATGTCGGCGATGGCCTTCGGTGCGTTCGGTGGCATCGGCCTCCTGCTCGCGGCCATCGGGCTGTACGGCGTGATGGCCCACGCCGTGTCGCAGCGGACGCGCGAGATCGGGATCCGGATGGCCATCGGCGCCTCACCGAGGCAGGTCGTGGGCTCCCTGGTGCGCGAGGGCGTCACGCTCGTCGCAATCGGCACGATCGCGGGCATCCTCGCGGCGACCGTTGGGGCGTCGCTCCTCCGGCACCTGCTCCTCGGCGCCGGGGGGAATCTGGCGATGACGTGCGCGTCCGTCGCCGTGCTCCTGCTCACCGTCGCCCTCGTCGCGACGGTCCTCCCGGCACGGCGGGCCTCGGCGATCGACCCGGCGATCGCGCTTCGCCGCGAGTAG